A window of Sander vitreus isolate 19-12246 unplaced genomic scaffold, sanVit1 ctg232_1, whole genome shotgun sequence genomic DNA:
CTGTCTGCATCCTGTTCACCTGTCCAtctgcttcctgtctgtctctctgtctgtcagttgAACCTACAGCACGGATCGGTCTCGGTGCAGGGATCAATTGCTTATGCCGCTCAGCAGGCCTGGATATTCTACGGGACAGTGCAGGACAACATCCTGATGGGGGAACCAATGGACCACTCCAGGTAGATAACTCTCCTCCAGAGAAAAAGTGTCAGCTGATCTGTGTGGTGACGTGTTGACGCTCCGCAGGTACACCCGAGTcctgagctgctgctgcctggAGGACGACCTCAAAATCCTGCCACACGGTGATCAGACGCTGGTGAGAACCTCAAGCAATCATCTCCAGTCTAGTCTGTGTTAAAgagaacatgtttgttttttattttcccatgcattagTGTCTAAGGTACTGATCTCCGAGAAtcgtccagtattgagcgataATGCTGTAACCTGCAGCCctgaaccgggctgcaatgtaaccctataggaGAAATGTTCAGCGTTAGTTAGCGTCTaataaaagtgttgtttttagccgctgacagactcagactattattctaagtgtctgacaacattatgggaacttttagttaaagagtaagatccttttagtttaacatgaaacagccccgaaatcaccatcaccaaacccaccagacttcatgtaaataatcagtacttttagcgtgtatagagccacatgtaaatgggtgaattaagggtttatttcaaccaaaccagagtggtgattgttggaacagtggaaagatgaaccaagacggcttttgatagttttatttagtgtctgtccactttgaatgaagtgtgttttacaatgataaaagtattgattatttacatggagtctggtgggtttggtgacgaAGATTTCGGGGcagtttaatgttaaacaaaaaggatctcactctttaactaaaaggtctaaaaAGCTCTTTAGTAATCATTTAAACACTagtacaactgtgtgtgtgtgtgtgtttcagttagGAGAGGAGGGGGTGAACCTGTCGGGGGGGCAGAAACAGAGGGTGAGTCTGGCCCGAGCCGTCTACTCCAACCGAGACATCTACCTGCTGGACGACCCACTGTCCGCTGTCGATGCTCACGTTGGAAAACACATCTTCGAGCAATGCATCAAGAAAGAGCTGCTGGGGAAGTCCATCATACTGGTCACTCACCAGTTACAGGTTAGTTTATACTGGTTACTCACCAGTTACAGGTTAGTTCATACTGGTTACTCACCTGTTACAGGTTAGTTTATACTGGTTACTCACCAGTTACAGGTTAGTTCATACTGGTTACTCACCTGTTACAGGTTAGTTCATATTGGTTACTCAGCAGTTACAGGTTAGTTTATACTGGTTACTCACCTGTTACAGGTTAGTTCATACTGGTTACTCAGCAGTTACAAGTTAGTTTATACTGGTTACTCACTATGTTAAAactggtgcatgtgtgtgtgtgtgtgtgtgtgtgtgtgtgtgtgtgtgtgtgtgtgtgtgtgtgtgtgtgtgtgtgtgtgtgtgtgtgtgtgtgtgtgtgtgtgtgtgtgtgtctctgtttctgtgtgtgtgtgtgtgtgtgtgtgtgtgtgtgtgtgtgtgtgtgtgtgtgtgtgtgtgtgtgtgtgtgtgtgtgtgtcagtacctGGAGTTCTGTGATGAGGTTCTGGTTCTGAAGGATGGGGAGGTCCTGGAAACAGGAAGTCACGTGGATCTGATGAAGGCGAAGGGACACTACGCTGACATCATCAGCACACACCTGGCCAAGCCAGCCGCTATAGAGCTCATCAGTGTGGTTCCTGAAGTAAACACCTGTTCATTTTCTCCAGGAGGGTTTTGATTATTAGCTATGATGTCTGAACCAAAGTTTCCGCTTCTGTAGaagcaacccagtctcacggcagttcccATTGTGTTTCACAATTCACAAAGTAGAGGCACAGATACAGATTTATGAATACAAATCACTCTGTATtaatttgtgaattgtgttttacaagttgcaaatacttatgagactgttttagcaccatatgtgtctgtgtgagaacTACCATGAGACTGTGTTGGTAGAAGACACAAGTCCTCATGAAATCaatcttgttttaagaaaaacattttttttattcacaatatggagaaaaactacgtTTTGCGTCATCCTAAAAAAATTCTTCACACACAGAAACCTTTCACAACCTTTCAAGattttgcaaaacaatacaaaaagagTGTAGAAGCAGTGAGGATGATGTTGTcttattaaaaagagaaaaagaaacaggaaTATGACCTTTGTAACACATGAGCAACCCAAACAACATTCTGAATTACTATACCTCCAATCAAACTccaaatataaatacagtacagattTATTTCGATATTGCCGACGGAGCTGTCGACCCCAGAGAGTTAAAGGACTATTCCGGCTCAAAATGAACCTAGTGGTtcataacatatgtgtaccgagtcgaccgttctctgggatctgttttcatgctaatcgaatgtgtctctagcttgaaacacgCTCTGCCAACCAGTGATTAGCTGCTAaggctagctttcggggcacttggtaaatcactattggtgttttttccattacatggtacctgctcgcctcgtcTCGTCTCTACTCAACGCACTGTgcgtccattttccattgcagattttcgtctggctggtcgtcatagcggcgccacAGGAAACTGccatgacctaacgcgacacacagaacgtggaaggtgtgtgttgttgccagaagacacattttgtgtcaaatgaagctggaggcagcaaaaacaaaactatttaaaaatggtgggtttgttgaggacacccccgtctgatgctttcacgtcaccttttggtatcggctcagctcactgggaacctcgactgaggtggtactaaaaaaaggaTCTGCTAGCAGGTTCCAGGGACTTTTTtgcgtaatggaaaaccaaaaaaggcgagtagagtcgaggcgaatCGAGCAGGTAGCACGTGATGGAAAAGCACcatatttctacaccactaacaaggctcaaaatatcaccacacttccacggtagcataatgagggtccctacatgtaaacacaagcattgagaactttgtaagtgtacagacaacCAAGAATGCTGTGTTTGAGCTGCGTTACTGGTTGCAAAGCGTTCGTGGTTTGACTGcttatgactgttttccaagatggcacCTGCATGTAAACACGTCTTAataatctatctttgtaataaactgtcagtacacttacaaagttctcagtgcttggatttacatgtagggaccctcattatggtACCGTGTAAgcttggtgatattttgagtcttgttagtggtatagaaatagtgatttaccaagTGCCCCAaaggctagcgttagcagctaatcacCGGTTAGCGGTAGcgtgtttcaagctagagacacatttgattagcatgaaaacagatcccagagaacggtcgactcagtacacatatgttattaatagtgctgtcagttagACGCGTtgttaacggcgttaacgcaaacccattttaacagcgTCAGTTTTTTTATcgcaagattaacgttctttttggcctagcaaactttgtcgtttttttcacatgctgttgtaACAACTATTAATGTTAGGAAAACAACACACCGGacctagctagaccggaaacagaACAGGCatgccgcacacacttgttttagcttgcgagccggccaaagagtggatgccaataagattctgaatggaaagtttacttttaaaaagttgccaaatggttccattgacaagaccaaagtgatctgtgtgttctgtcgttgtgaactgagctatcatcgcagcacgtccagtctgaaataccacttgatggccaagctcGCGGCTGACGGCCAAGCTCGCGGCTGACGGCCAAGCtcgcggctgatggccaagctcGCGGCTGATGGCCacggccaagcacacagctgacggTCAAGCACACAAGCTGATgtgaattctccgccccctcgtcaagaaaatataatgggacaaaaagaaatcgaGGGacatttccatccatccatccatcttcatccgcttatctggggtcgggtcgcgggggtagcagctccagcaggggaccccaaacttccctttcccgggccacattaaccagctccgactgggggatcccgaggcgttcccaggccaggttagagatataatccctccacctagtcctgggtctcccccgaggcctcctcccagctggatgtgcctggaacacctccctagggaggcgcccagggggcatccttaccagatgcccgaaccacctcaactggctcctttcgacgcaaaggagcagcggctctactccgagctcctcacggataactgagcttctcaccctatctctaagggagacgccagctaccctcctgaggaaacccatttcggccgcttgtaccctggatcttgttctttcggtcatgacccagccttcatgaccataggtgagggtaggaacaaaaactgaccgtagatcgagagctttgccttctggctcagctctcttttcgtcacaacggtgcgataaattgaatgtaataccgcacctgctgtgccgattcctccgaccaatctccccgctccattgtcccctcactcgcgaacaagaccccaaggtacttgaactccttcacttgggggtaaggactcattccctacctggagaaggcactccatcggtttcctgctgagaaccatggcctccgatttagaggtgctgatcctcatcccagccgcttcacactcggctgcgaaccgatccagtgagtgctgaaggtcacaggccgatgatgccatcaggaccacatcatctgcaaaaagcagcgatgagatccccagcccaccgaactgcaaccccttctccaccccgactacgcctcgatatcctgtccataaatactacaaacaggattggtgacaaagcgcagccctggcggaggccaactctcacctgaaacgagtccgacttactgccgagaacccggacacagctctcgctttggtcgtacagagattggatggccctgagaagggacccctcacccccgtactcccgcagcacctcccacagtatctcccggggcacccggtcatacgccttctccagatccacaaaacacatgtagactggttgggcatactcccaggctccctccaggatccttgcaagagtaaagatctggtccgttgttccaccgaccaggacggaatccgcattgttcctcttcaacctgagattcgactatcgaccgaaccctcctttccagcaccttcgagtagactttaccgggaggctgagaagtgtgatacccctgtaattggcacacaccctctggtccccctttttaaaaaaggggaaccaccaccccggtctgccactccttaggcaccgtccccagacttccacgcaatgttgaagaggcgtgtcaaccaagacaacccctccacacccagagctttaagcatttctggacggatctcatcaattcctggggctttgccactgtggagttgtttaactacctcagcaacctccaccagggaaattgatgccaatcccccctcatcctccagctctgcctctaccatagagggcgtattagtcggatttaggagttcctcaaagtgctccttccaccgccctattacctcctcagttgaggtcaacagcgtccccatccttactgtacacagcttggatggttccccgcttccccctcctgaggtggcgaacggttttccagaagcaccttggtgccgaccgaaagtccttctccatgtcttctccgaacttctcccacacacgctgctttgcctctttcacggcagaggctgcagcccttcgggccccttcggtaccttgcaactgcctccggagtcgtctgggataacatatcccggaaagactccttcttcagtcggacggcttcctgaccaccggtgtccaccacggtgttcgtgggttaccgccccttgaggcacctaagaccctaagaccacagctcctcaccgcagcttcagcaatggaaactttgaacattgtccactcgggttcaatgcccccagcctccacagggatgcacgaaaagctccgccggaggtgtgagttgaaagtctgtcggacaggggcctcctccagacgttcccaatttacccgcactacccgctttgggcttaccaggtctgtccagagtcttcccccacccccctgacccaactcaccaccagatggtgatcggttgacagctccgcccctctcttcacccgagtgtccaaaacatatggcctcagatcagatgaaacgattataaaatcgatcattgacctttggcctagggtgctctggtaccaagtacacttatgagcatccctatgttcgaacatggtgttcgttatagacaatccatgactagcacag
This region includes:
- the LOC144513361 gene encoding ATP-binding cassette sub-family C member 11-like translates to MTQSLLCSMTQSLLCPKTQSLLCPETPSVPVATKPRVTAELGRLLAVCGTVGNGKTSLICSLLEQLNLQHGSVSVQGSIAYAAQQAWIFYGTVQDNILMGEPMDHSRYTRVLSCCCLEDDLKILPHGDQTLLGEEGVNLSGGQKQRVSLARAVYSNRDIYLLDDPLSAVDAHVGKHIFEQCIKKELLGKSIILVTHQLQVSLYWLLTSYRLVHTGYSPVTG